In Doryrhamphus excisus isolate RoL2022-K1 chromosome 7, RoL_Dexc_1.0, whole genome shotgun sequence, one genomic interval encodes:
- the net1 gene encoding neuroepithelial cell-transforming gene 1 protein, which yields MVAYDELGSLVPIKRTLQVIDYQNQVHKESEEPSNKRVRPLGRVTSLANLISPVKNGAVRRFGQTIQASFRSDGKSPGMPQKPCNKATAPTPPKRRNSTLWSETLDVHQKGTLTTKEIKRQEAIFELSRGEQDLIEDLQLARKAYHDPMLKLSIMSEEELSHIFGDLDAYIPLHEDLLAQLSKATGSNGTVGQIGQIVVNWLPRLDAYKEYCSNQLAAKALLDQKKQDRRVQDFLQRCLESPFSRKLDLWSFLDIPRSRLVKYPLLLKEILRHTPPEHPDTASLEQAITIIQGVLSDINMKKGESECLYYIDKLEYLDDRQRDPRIEQCKSLLCHGELRNKSGTKLHVFLFTELLVLTRSVTRNERQCFQVYRQPIPVQDLVLDDLQDGDVRMGGSFRGAFSNADKAKNIFRVRSQDPSQAQSHTLQVNDVFHKQQWLNCLRAAISVYRPHGEPSSPAPREVTDARSKRRPSSVSAIVHMEETDENCPQRMCQSAPSSPCGDTSPSSSSPSSPSPSSASSSQPSHKTKKDKKSLYSLGKRKETMV from the exons ATGGTGGCTTACGATGAACTGGGTAGCTTGGTGCCTATCAAACGGACTCTGCAAGTGATAGACTACCAGAACCAAGTCCACAAAGAGTCAGAG GAACCCAGCAACAAGCGTGTCCGTCCTCTCGGCAGGGTGACGTCGTTAGCCAACCTCATTTCTCCGGTGAAGAATGGGGCCGTCCGGCGCTTCGGCCAAACCATCCAG GCCTCCTTCAGGAGCGATGGCAAGTCGCCGGGCATGCCCCAGAAGCCTTGTAACAAGGCGACGGCCCCCACGCCACCTAAAAGGAGAAACAGTACACTGTGGTCAGAGACGCTAGACGTGCACCAGAAGGGGACTTTAACCACCAAAGAGATAAAGCGGCAGGAG GCCATATTTGAGCTGTCTCGCGGAGAACAGGACCTGATTGAGGACCTCCAACTCGCACGCAAG GCATACCATGACCCAATGCTGAAGCTCTCCATCATGTCTGAAGAAGAGCTCTCTCACATTTTTGGCGACCTGGACGCCTACATCCCCCTGCATGAAGATTTGCTGGCACAGCTCTCCAAAGCAACAGGCTCCAATGGAACCGTGGGGCAGATAGGTCAGATCGTCGTCAATTGG CTACCCAGGCTCGATGCTTACAAGGAGTACTGCAGCAACCAGTTAGCAGCTAAGGCCCTCCTGGACCAGAAGAAACAGGACCGGCGGGTGCAGGACTTCCTGCAGCGTTGCTTGGAATCGCCCTTCAGTAGGAAGTTGGATCTCTGGAGCTTCCTGGACATCCCACGCTCCCGATTGGTCAAGTACCCACTGCTGCTCAAAGAGATCCTCAGACACACTCCACCAGAGCATCCAGACACCGCCAGCTTAGAACAAGCA ATCACCATCATCCAAGGCGTGCTGTCAGACATCAACATGAAGAAGGGCGAGTCTGAATGCTTGTACTACATCGACAAGCTGGAGTATCTCGACGATCGCCAGAGAGACCCTCGCATCGAACAGTGCAAAAGCCTGCTGTGTCACGGGGAGCTTCGCAACAAGAGTGGGACG AAGCTGCACGTGTTCCTGTTCACCGAGCTGCTTGTTCTGACTCGCTCAGTCACCCGAAACGAGCGCCAGTGTTTCCAAGTGTACCGCCAGCCAATTCCCGTGCAGGACCTAGTGTTGGACGACCTGCAAGACGGCGACGTCAGGATGGGCGGTTCCTTCAGAGGTGCTTTCAGCAACGCAGACAAAG CCAAGAATATTTTCCGTGTGCGCTCCCAAGACCCGAGCCAGGCCCAGTCACACACACTGCAGGTGAACGACGTCTTCCACAAGCAGCAGTGGCTCAACTGTCTTCGCGCCGCCATCTCCGTCTACCGGCCCCACGGTGAGCCCTCATCGCCCGCCCCGCGTGAAGTCACAGACGCCCGCTCCAAGCGCCGCCCGTCCTCCGTCTCCGCCATCGTCCACATGGAGGAGACGGATGAGAACTGCCCGCAGCGGATGTGTCAGTCTGCACCCAGCTCACCCTGCGGCGACACCAGCCCGAGTTCGTCATCCCCGAGTTCTCCATCTCCCTCATCGGCATCATCATCGCAACCATctcacaaaaccaaaaaagacAAGAAGTCTCTTTATTCTTTAGGGAAGAGAAAAGAGACGATGGTGTGA